The Phyllopteryx taeniolatus isolate TA_2022b chromosome 19, UOR_Ptae_1.2, whole genome shotgun sequence genome includes the window aagcaataggagaaaaatcctatatatccaaaaatgtaattagcatcttcagaaaacttCCTTTTAGTTTacttttgagtattttttttcccctagaaacaattattaccatttaaataaacaactgcaaataattcaaatactcatatcagtcaaattgattgattttcaaaaggaaattcagagCTTGTTCAGGGAACGAATTAAACATCATaagtcaaggcagcactgtTCGGCGATTAGGAAGCAGGAAATGTGAGCAATTCCGAACACGGCCTATGTCAATGCTGACGCATCCATGCGGTCATTCGTAGCTTCGCATTTCAGCTGCCTGCCATTCGCTTTTCATCGACCGTGCGGCCAAACGCCGTGAGGTCATCGCAATGAGGAACAAACGTGTCCCGTTTTGGGGTGTCTGTGCCTCACACAGAGCTTCTTGGAGGAGAGTGAAGCAATAAGCTCCGGAAAAAAATGCGATCCAACACGCACTTGTGCAGGCTGCCGCTTGCCAAATAGTGTTCCCAGGTCTGGAGACTAACAGGTGGCGCTGCCCCTGACACAGGAAGTGCTAAAAATCACATAGAAACCTGTAGTTTCTTGTAGAAACccacaagaaaaagaaagaaagcgagtgggagtttttatttttgtcatattcatttattgttcaataaaaatagattttacaaaaaaaaaaaaaagtgacgtgATGTCTCCTTCATGACTTTTGCTTGATGGATCCACCAAACAGCTCTTTGTAAACACGAGGCTAGCAAACACGTTTATGAGATGCCCCTCGGCTCCGAACCATCTTATGTCTTTAACGTACATTCAATACATCTCTCTATTTACACAGTTGTCCACatgagttccccccccccatctttttttttttttttttttttgcaatcggCCCTTGTAAGAAACAACAATAACACTTTAAACAACATAAAAGAAGCTAAGCGCTCACACAGGAAAATAAGCCATTCTTAAAACCTAAAACACAACTTTAAACTATtttttcaacatacagtagaaGCACGTAACCacactttttgttcttttagtaAAATTTGTAAACACTTTCCTCACGTGAACAGCAGAGGTTGTCATAGTAACCTGCACCTCCTGCTACAATTAGTTTGTGATACCGCCAAGCACAAAAAAAGCCTCTTTTTGATGAAAATATGTCCGGAAAAATTAAATCCAAGTGAGAGGTGTAAACAGTTATTTGAACGGAATGTGGACAATGTCAGGAGCTTTTTCGTGGTTTGTCCCAGAAATggttcacatttttgtttccttttttaaagTTATTGTTGCCCCTCTGAAAAGAAAAGCACCTTTCATTCCTCATGAGGAAGGATGGGCACCGCTTCCTGGTGCACTGTGGGTAATATCAAAACAGCAGAACACTGAACTGGTCAAGTTTTTAGCACGGCATAACAAGGGTAATTGAAAAGATGCACTCTGCACAATTCTTGGAAGATGTTTTGttcatcattgaaaataaaaagtattgctTGTTTATAAACTGCACATCTGCTGGTTtgagtgatatatatatattattttttttttataagatcCAACGTTGGAGCTACAGCGTGTCGACTATACACTGGATGGTTGGTGGACACAAGGCTACAGGATACGTTTTCGATGGAAGCCTGTATCACTTTCAAAGCTCAGAATCAAGGATTTTCCTATAAGAAGCCACACATTTTTCCTCCAGAGGAAGTCATTTTGAATAACACCACAGTCTTTGAATTAAAAGCGTCACACTGTGGTGGCTCGGCCGTGTTTGAGAGCGAGGGGCGAGTAGGCCTTAATGCGCACGCACAACTTACCCCTCAGCCAGGGGTTTTGCAGCTCCAGCGGACAGAAGTCGTCCTGCAGCCACTTTTCCCGCTCGTCCACCACCAGCACGAGGCCAAAGTGCTTCAACTGTTCGGGGCCGTAGAAGGCGTCTTGATCCTGATCGCCGCCGCCGAGCATTTGCTGAGACACCAGGTTCATTTCTTGTACCACCAGCTGGACCATCTCGCCCGCTGACGTGCAAGGAGTCACGCAAAGCTGCAGCCAATAGAAGAGGATGTCATTTCAATTGTACATGGTGACATTAACTTCTAACCTCAAAAGCTATTCTACTTGCGGGAGATATTTAAAAGCTAAATTGTAAACGCCAACTCATGTGGCAACTGCAGGGTTGCCACTCACTAAAGTCCTATAAtctgaaaaaagaaatcaccgcAATACTGTGATGTCTAAGTATAAATGTAGATTCTTGCAAGAGTTGTATAAATTATGACCGTCTGTGAGGCAGTGAAAGTGTCCGAGTTAGTTTGGATGAGTGAGTCGGGTTGGGGAGACtggagggaggaagaggagctgaCATGTCTCTGCATGATGAAGTTGAGTTgagtgaagtgttttttttttttggggggggggggggggcgattatcataatttatttttataaatcgATTATCGATTTTTCTCTGTTCCGGTGGTGCTGTTTATCAGCTAGCGTTAGCTAGCGTGCCTTTTCAGACGGGCGTGCACAGCACTTGCACTTTTGTTATTCTTGAGAATAGACTTGTGACCATGCTACAGGTCTCAGTTTTCCATCAGTCACTTGACCTCATCATACGACgcgaggaaataaaaaataaataccttgaCACTGGTCTCCTTGGGGAGGCCGGTGCGGTACTGTGGGTACACTCGGAGCGTGGCGTGGCAGCCTTTCCTGTGGGCGGCCGGCCGCGGGGACGAGAGCTGCTGGGTGCCACTGTCCTCCGAAAGCGTCCGAGCAGGCGGGCGTTGTTGCGGGCCATGTTCGGCCGAGCAACAGCGGTCCACTGACGAGGGTCTGTGCCAACGTTGCTGCGGCGAAGTGGCCGGTGAAGAAGCATGACGCGAGTACGACTGGTGGTTGGCGGACATGGCCGAAGGGAACTCCAGGCTACTGGTGCGCACGCAGAAAGCCTGTCGCTTCTCGGTGATGTGTAACAGCTCAATCTGCCGGCTTGGCAGGATGAAGTCGCTGTCAAAAAGCTCAGGAGGCCCCCGCcgtcgctcggccccacagcAGACACCCCCTCCGCACCGCCCGAGTTCCCGGCCTCGCTGCTGCTCCGAAGCCTGCAGGACGTCGGGCGTGGAGTCCCTCAGGGCGCCGCTTCCTCCCCCTTGTCCGCCTCTGCCGATCCCGACTCCTGAGCCGCTGCCGTCGCTGCGAAGGAAGCCGCGGGGCTCCAGGGGCGCGGAAGTAGAGAGCGGGGACGGGGGCAGCAGGTCCAGCTCGCGGGGGCTCTGGGCTCGGCTGGAGTCGTAGTCGCTGTCGGTGGTGAGGAAGACCTCGGAGGAGCCTTCCTCGTCCGACAGGCCTGCAAagtctgggaaaaaaagcaggaGTATAAACTTTCCTACTTGTACAGTGCATCCGGACAGTATTTACAGGCTTCACTTTTTCACGTTGTTGTTTTGGGAAGGGAATCGAAAAAGAGACAGCTCCCAGTCATGTGATTCTTAGGAATCGTTTATTTGCTTGTCGGACAATTTCACTCTCATTTTACAAAGGAGTGTTGATGTCAGATGCAAGTGTATTTTGGTTCTGCAGTTTTCCATCATGGCAGAAGCACTCTAAAGTTTGGCTATATTTCACGTGAAAAGTTGATACTGACGCTACTTGCAACACTTACAAAGCTTTAATTTCGGGGAGAAAGAAAAACTTCCAATATGCAGCAGCAGAAACATCCTTTGTATTTTCATGTCATATAAGGCTATATATAATGATAATGACATCAATTACATACATCATTTGCATTATTTCAATCCCTCACCCAATGAGAATCGATAAGCAATCGGATCATTAAGCAGAATCGAAAATGGAATCGGTATCGCAAAATTCTTACCAATTCTTATCCTTACTTGTATTACAGCCTTATTATTTCATTCAACAGCTTTAGAATATACTTTAaatttctgctactggtctataaatcactaaacggtttaagtcctgaatacatgaatgaaatgctaatggaatataaacccagtagggctctgagatcgacagactcaggtcaaatagtggagcacagagtccaaagcaaagatgtcgaagcagcatttagctattatgctgcacacaaatggaataaagttgccaacagaagtgacgtcagccccaagtgtgcatatttttaagtccaggttaaaaactcgttctcttttttccccccatgctttttagagcatttccactttttaattaattaatttaaatttcttgcactgtatgctgtttttttattttattattattattattttttaattctctatgttttaaatgtttataagcagtttttttctttgtttttaaatgcttttaatcatgtaaagcacattgagttaccttgtgtatgaaatgcgctatataaaataaaaatgctttgctttgcttcaaaATTCTATTCCAGTTTGAAatgaacacaacaaaatgttgaTAAAGTAGTAAAATGTTGCGAATACTTGCACTATGAAGGCATCGAATTTTGCGTCAGACCTGAGTGCTTGCGGCAAGGTTCTGGTGAAGGCAAGGGGGAGGGCATGAAGTCGGGCtgggaggaggtggaggtgggcTTGTCAGGCATCACATCCTTGGAGAAGTCGATCAAGCCGCCGATGGATATGCCTCCCGTCGGCTGTTTGTAGCGGGCGTACTGCAAGGCCTCCATGATCCACCTGGCGTCACGCCACACCTCCTCCATTTGCTGTCGTTATAAACCAGTTTTaagcaagtcctaaaattggcgaGTTAAGTCTGACTCCAGTCAAGTTATGCGACTGGAGTCCCACCTTTAGTTTATGATTCCAGAAGTAAAAGGCAGTTAGAAAGAAGAATGTTCTGGTTGTGTTCTTCTACCTGAATGTGTTCTTGGAGCTGCTGGTGCTTCTTCTTGGCAGCGGCGAGCTCTTCTTCAGAGAAAGCCTCCCTCAGGGCTTGCTGGGACATGAGCGACTCCAGCTCTAGCAAGGCGGACACCCGGCAGTACTGGCCGATGAAACCGGGGCAATAGGCGTTAAAGTGGACTGGCGGGGGAGAAGAGGAGGCGGTAAATTCAACGCGTTCATCGCAGCGAATCACGCTTCACGTCTACGACGTATCAAATGTCGGACGCTCACCCAGTTCAAAGATCTGCAGGGGCAGCGTGAGGAAGCCCGAGCGGGGCGAGTAGGGATTATTCTGACCGGGAGCTGTGCACACTTCATCGCTCGGAGGCAGGAGAAGAAGGAAGGACACCTTGTCTCCAAACTCCAACACTTCCTGAGTATAGATCCGGAAGTCCTGTGCCTGGAAACACACAGAAAGGCGGAGCAGTACTTTTCCCATTAGATGTATTGGGACACGATTATTAATCAATGAATTCAGTGATTACCAAccacgtgtttttgttttgtatttgtgttgtcccgttcaataaatggctgaaagtgcatcggtgagTGTGGCTCTCCTTTTGTTTTCCAACTTCATTTTAGTCACTGAATAAATTAATGTCTGCGCCAttctccttgcgagtgtttttaCTTTGCATTCATGTGTTAGAAGGTTTGacctgttcaataaatggctgaaagtccATGGGTGACTGTGGCTCAGCTTTTTTTGGGCTTCACTTCAGTCAATGATCGAACACATTTCTGCTCCATGCTCcatgcgagtgttttcattttgcatttgtgtgtttgactggttCAATACGGAGTGTGACtatccttttttcccctttttctcctttttttccactcaaGCGGTggcattatcattattttagtatctatactttttgtgaaatttttgtttgctggtgtgctgtgagatttttacaatgtaaaatatgtgccttggctaaataaaggttGGCAAACTGATTTAATTTATCTATCAGCGTTTGGTCTAAACACTTTATAGTTCACCCTGAATCTTAATTTTTCAGCTTTCCAAGacatttttacagtttaatTTTGGAGGATTTCTCTGTGTACTTTTGTATATCATaatatggaataaaaaaaaaaaatggggatgCTTGATCTATTTGTGCCTTGCAAtcagctggcgaccagttcaaggtgttgcctgtctctcacccaaagtcagctgaaatagtctccagcacacccttgaccctaatgaggacaagagctAAAGAAAGCTATATAACAATTTTATCCAaatgtcccaatacctttgttcATATGGTGTAGCACAGGACGCAGTCAGTGCTGAATGTCATCCATAATCCATGTTTTACGCAAACTGTAAACCCAAGGTCATGAATGGTTGCATGCTTGTTGAACTTAGTAGgcaggtcacttcctgttggtaGACTATGTGTTGAGAAAAAAGCCAATTTCCAGGAAATTGCGAGCATGTTCAATTACATAAACCATGGGAGTTAGTGGTCTAACCAAAAATGACCAGAATCACATCAGAATAAACTTTTGCGGGTTCAAATGTTTCCAGACAATAAACGATAATGCGCATTGTCATGGAGGACCACACAGTGTGGCGTCGCTCTGACCTGGTTGCCGGGGACATTAATGTGGGCGATTAGATCCTTGATGGCGCTACGCAGGTCGTGCAGGAGGGGACGTGGGCCGCTCTGCGCGCTGGCCTCCGTCTCCATCGTCTCCTCCAGGGAGCTGAGGGCCTGCAGCCATTGCCACTCCTCTCTGAAGCAACACAAACAACTCATGTGGAAGCCACTTTAAATGGTCCCAGAGACACTTAAAGTAGGggatttcaaaatgttcagggtcaagattttgaaatgttttccaaGGACTCCCTCCCTCAGTTTCATGTGTAGGCCTACAGGCCatagaaatgttaaaaaattacattttttcgaGAAAAGTCAGTCAAAGTTTGTGCTTTTCCAAGATAACATTCTAATATAAAGGAAGACAGTAATATAGATAGATAGCAATAAGACAGTATTTTAATTAtataaatacaactttattctcgtacacatacatacacctttttttctggaaaagatGCCTTTATTCTCCAAATCAGTGATCCTGAAGGTTGTAACGCTCACTCGTAGTATGTGTACGCGGGCTCCCTTTAGTGTTACGCAAAAGAATCATTgactaagtacagttcagttgtatttaatacCTTTCCAtctaatctttaagaactgtttttaaacattcattACATAGGTACaaattttcatttcacttttgtgagcaatacatttcaatgaaatcataatttaagcgttttttcattttctcgtATATAAGCGCAgtgttattgttcaaactgcaatGTTAGAGTGGCTTACAGTAATATTaagtatactttttaggaataaaatgtGTCTCATTAGGATGAGCACTATTACACCCAAGTAATTTTTAGGtgctacttggtgtaaaaggtttgaaaaCCATTGCTctacaaaaatatgacaatattttcCAATTAAATAAACCATACTGTACGCCTTTTGTTCTAAAACAAACAACTTTATGAATGCAAGGCTGTCATATTTATGTGATGAAatatcacaatcatatcagagcttttaattgaccTAAAGTTTGTTTAgtacgtttgtttgtttgtttgtttgtttgtttttggcatACCCGCTCCCCATTTTCAAATGATATGACAGCATTCATTGACCTACGGCTCCCCTGACCtcagtttgagaatcactgaataAAGGCTCCCGACCTGGAGACGTTACTGTTGTCTCGTATCTTGGTGTGACAGAGGACGTTGGGGAGCTTCTGGGGTACCAGCGCTCTGATCTGCTCCACGGAGGTGCACAGCTTCAAATATCCCAGGTACAAGCCAGGAGACAAGAGCTTCCTGCTCCGCCGGTGATAAGCAAGCTTCTCCtgtggacagaaaaaaaaaaaaaaaaaaaaaaggcgggcTTGATCATAATCCTTTGGGGTTGTTCTTATTGTTGTCATCTGTTTTCCTGCCAGTAATTCTGATGCATTGCAAAATTGCCCCCGCTAAGTATTTCTGCTGTATTCCATGATACAGCTTGGTGGTAAGGGAGCACAAAGCAAGTATTTCAGTGAACTGCGGTTTATCCAGAAGGGAATTGTCCAGCATTGTTTCGGAACCACAAGGCCAAATCTACTTATGCTGGAGACACAGCATTTGCAACACTGGCATTGAATTTAATAAGTTcgacaaacaaaataaactggAGAAATTGCTTCCAGATTGAAGAATTTATCATTAGGGTTAGGGAAACACGCAAGGGAGCCTATCATAAACACATTCAATTGTAATTTGAAAGTGCCTGAGTGAGCAGCTTTGAAACAGAAGGGGGTGggataatcattattattattgttattattattattattattattgtaactaACATTCCCTCAATGTAAGATCCAAAGAGAAACTTGTGATTTTTATTCATTGACTAGAAAGTCAATTGAGAGTTGTTCCAATGTTTGGTAAAACTTCCCCGCCCCCAAAACATTATATACCATTATGCAAGGCCCATTTTGTTGACGAGGAGAATGAGCCTAATATAAACCGCAAGCGCTCCTGGCCATTCATAAACACCATGGAAGCAAGCCTGTATCCAAAACAAAAGCACGAATAACCAGTTTTCCAAAACGCAGCTGTAATCCCATCAGTGTCTCTCGATTCTACTCAAGTAGCACGTGACGTACGTGCAGCGTGATGAGGAGCATGTCCAGAGCAGTGGGCTCCTCGGGGGAGGAAATGGACTTGCGTTGTAGCTGCAATTTGCAAAGCTGCATCCAACGCACACCGTCCAGGTTCTGAGAAGCATTCATGTCCTTCAGGAGCACCAGAAGGGCGTTACCGTGCTTGTCTTTGATTGGCTCGAAATACACTTGACCCAGGTCTTGTGTTCCCAGCATGCCCTGAGAGACGGAATCACATCAGAAGTGCGTCTCGAGCTTTGGCCTTCAtggtgaattttcaaaaaagatTTGGAGTCCTGAAGTCCTACCTGGAGATGAGAGACAGCTTGGAGCATCTTGAGGCGTGTTTGCAGGGTGCAGGAACAAGCCGACTGTGTGGGATTGAGACACTGCTGTAGCCAGGGAATCTCCTCCCACAAGTAGGATACCTGTTGAGTGACAAAATATCCaccagtttcattttttttatattaaattggCATCATATCATCAATTCAGCCATATTTTCTATTTCAGCACAGACTGGGAATAATAGTAATTTGTAGAAAAGtcccaatcacatttttttggcaCCCAAGTCTGAGTCGAGTCACTGCCGATACCGACCTTGACAATGCATTCGTTATTgaattagttattattattattaatttggaGTCAATAGCCATTGTTTTtcgtgctgttgttttttttccagaaacagCTGTCTCCCTATGTAATCCTGCCGCCTGGAATGTACCTTTGTAAACCAGAGGAAGTCCTGCATCAGGGAGCTGGGGTAGGAATCCTCAACCTCCACGATGGGAATCTGGTCCTCGGGAGTCACCAGGATACTGTCATCTCTGTAGAAGATGGATGTCAAATAAAGTCCtctggaagtaaaaaaaaaaaaagaacacattatAGTTGACACACTACAGAGGAAGTACCTCGCGTAAACAATGATGCAGCTATGTAGAGTACATATAACATTACAAAAGTTTAATTTCATTACTTAACCAGTCTCCCTTTGTTTTGTAAAACTTTCACTGAGTGATGTGACCAAACACCACTCAACTGTCGCGCAGCATCTGCGTTTCCACCACTAGATTTTATTAGTGGCCGACTGTTGGTCACTAGTTTTGCTGCTGTTCAAGATTTGAATCACAGGTAAACGGCATCACAGATGTAACGGCCAAAGAGTAGTATATGTGGCGCCTCGAAACGTTGTTTCTGGATAACAGTTTTTCTGTGGCACAGAGTTGGTTATGTTAATTGAATTTGTTAAATGGCTggaaattacaagaaaaattattattattattattttttttttaaacatttgtttatATATCACTGATCTCACTGGACAATTTGGAACAAATGCAATGTTTCTATATAATATCTAGTAGAACTAGAAGAGAGCATTTATTGCAAAAGGTGAGGGTATAaatattttctcaaaataacGTTCAGTGTTTTGCCACTTTATTTTCATCTGCAGCCAAAAGAAACCCATTCAAcagataaaaatacattttaaccaaTAAC containing:
- the LOC133469427 gene encoding ankyrin repeat and fibronectin type-III domain-containing protein 1 isoform X3; this translates as MATFGKLTEYFNRRKSREELRVCRSSRRSGSYCCTVAEARSIERKLQRPILAKSRTLPSIPQSPRVSRVHHSDLIGGSPPRRKNPPPTASNPKACTLPPAGELWRLEDDLEVEDEPERGEARPRSQSPFSHFRARAAYLRKSISADNHLDMNCDYSSGTAVEDKPARSSKAKLKRKFSLGSVDRKENQHKKADSTTMTQPMRGDQVHQPTPARKSASLSSPSAARRLYRNLSGKFRVSTNPSALEDSVLSGRGGDKERLRKTTIFQSNEALFEAVEHQELDLVQLLLSQYSLEELDLNTPNSEGLLPLDIAIMTNNVPMAKLLLRAGAKESPHFFSLEGRAVHLATLVQEAEQRVSELQTQVGSEGPGEREGSDRERQLKAWEWRLRLFRRMQTGFEHANPPDVPSAARLSVSSSTSLTVDFQEPQSVNSAVVTKYKVSWSATLSFSSVLGEVVVEDTTVLQYNITGLTSGTPYYVQVSAYNMKGWGPALASTPAYAAPSNWRDVDDRAPRQGGQEEVLDQLLAQIKDAHQSCVCHEQCKAPAQGRKHSVSKSLRHLFQPNSKFVKSLKRGLYLTSIFYRDDSILVTPEDQIPIVEVEDSYPSSLMQDFLWFTKVSYLWEEIPWLQQCLNPTQSACSCTLQTRLKMLQAVSHLQGMLGTQDLGQVYFEPIKDKHGNALLVLLKDMNASQNLDGVRWMQLCKLQLQRKSISSPEEPTALDMLLITLHEKLAYHRRSRKLLSPGLYLGYLKLCTSVEQIRALVPQKLPNVLCHTKIRDNSNVSREEWQWLQALSSLEETMETEASAQSGPRPLLHDLRSAIKDLIAHINVPGNQAQDFRIYTQEVLEFGDKVSFLLLLPPSDEVCTAPGQNNPYSPRSGFLTLPLQIFELVHFNAYCPGFIGQYCRVSALLELESLMSQQALREAFSEEELAAAKKKHQQLQEHIQQMEEVWRDARWIMEALQYARYKQPTGGISIGGLIDFSKDVMPDKPTSTSSQPDFMPSPLPSPEPCRKHSDFAGLSDEEGSSEVFLTTDSDYDSSRAQSPRELDLLPPSPLSTSAPLEPRGFLRSDGSGSGVGIGRGGQGGGSGALRDSTPDVLQASEQQRGRELGRCGGGVCCGAERRRGPPELFDSDFILPSRQIELLHITEKRQAFCVRTSSLEFPSAMSANHQSYSRHASSPATSPQQRWHRPSSVDRCCSAEHGPQQRPPARTLSEDSGTQQLSSPRPAAHRKGCHATLRVYPQYRTGLPKETSVKLCVTPCTSAGEMVQLVVQEMNLVSQQMLGGGDQDQDAFYGPEQLKHFGLVLVVDEREKWLQDDFCPLELQNPWLRGKLCVRIKAYSPLALKHGRATTV